From the genome of Segatella hominis, one region includes:
- the panD gene encoding aspartate 1-decarboxylase, whose translation MQIEVLKSKLHCVTVTEANLNYMGSITIDEDLMDAAGLIAGEKVQIVDNNNGERLETYIIKGERGSGCICLNGAAARKVQVGDTVIIIAYAIMDFEEAKTFKPTVVFPKEGNKV comes from the coding sequence ATGCAAATCGAAGTATTGAAGAGTAAACTCCATTGCGTGACTGTTACGGAAGCCAATCTCAACTACATGGGAAGTATTACCATCGATGAGGATCTGATGGATGCTGCCGGACTGATTGCTGGAGAAAAAGTTCAGATTGTAGATAATAATAATGGCGAACGCTTGGAAACCTACATCATCAAGGGTGAGCGTGGCAGTGGTTGCATCTGTTTGAACGGTGCTGCTGCCCGCAAGGTTCAGGTGGGTGATACGGTTATCATCATTGCCTATGCCATCATGGACTTTGAGGAGGCTAAGACTTTCAAGCCTACCGTGGTTTTCCCAAAAGAGGGAAATAAGGTATAG
- a CDS encoding PstA family ABC transporter permease, whose product MKYLEEKIVKILMLLSIGIVAFFVLSVLWTIFRRGFPVLSWEMVSQLPSGGFYLGGKGGFLNAIVGSLYIVGGSTIVGLLIALPVVFYMNVYLKPNSKFGYAARLAYDTLFGIPSIVYGSFAFTIMVWLGIRASLGGGILVTTLLIVPILIRSMDEVAKTIPQEILDSSYSLGATRIETIGVVLRQIAPAIATATLLSIGRAIGDCAGVMFTAGFSDHIPHGLNQQAATLPLSVFFQLSAPQEDVQNRAYAAAVVLTIIVLILSFGGRFIMSHFSKNKI is encoded by the coding sequence ATGAAATACTTGGAAGAAAAAATCGTGAAAATTTTGATGCTTCTGTCGATCGGCATTGTCGCTTTCTTCGTACTGAGCGTTCTCTGGACCATCTTCAGACGAGGATTTCCGGTACTCTCCTGGGAAATGGTGAGTCAATTACCAAGCGGAGGTTTCTATCTGGGCGGTAAGGGAGGTTTTCTCAATGCCATCGTGGGAAGTCTTTATATCGTAGGAGGTTCTACCATAGTCGGACTGCTTATCGCACTACCTGTAGTATTCTATATGAACGTGTATCTGAAACCGAATTCCAAATTCGGTTATGCTGCCCGTCTGGCTTACGACACTCTCTTTGGAATACCAAGTATCGTATATGGCTCGTTTGCCTTCACCATCATGGTATGGTTGGGAATCAGAGCCTCGCTGGGCGGTGGAATTTTGGTAACTACCCTGCTGATAGTACCTATCCTGATTCGTTCGATGGACGAAGTAGCCAAGACCATCCCACAGGAGATTCTGGACAGTTCCTACAGTTTAGGAGCCACACGCATAGAAACCATCGGCGTCGTATTGCGACAGATAGCTCCAGCCATCGCTACCGCTACTCTTTTGAGCATCGGAAGAGCCATTGGAGACTGTGCCGGTGTGATGTTTACGGCAGGCTTTTCAGACCATATCCCTCATGGTCTCAACCAGCAAGCCGCAACGCTACCACTAAGCGTATTTTTCCAGTTGAGTGCTCCACAGGAAGATGTACAGAACAGAGCCTATGCTGCAGCCGTGGTGCTCACCATCATCGTTTTGATATTGAGCTTCGGTGGCCGTTTCATCATGAGTCATTTCTCGAAGAATAAAATATAA
- the pstC gene encoding phosphate ABC transporter permease subunit PstC, translating to MDYRIAKDKIAGQVMFIMTIASILLVIAMTIGLFIKSEPILSLYHLWDLLTESNWRPMEGKFGFLPFLAGTFWCTVLAMIIALPISLFMAIYLTEYAHRRIRKYVYPLLDILAGLPSVIYGVWGSLLIVPFISKYVAPLFIDFSSGYTVLAGGIVLGVMVIPLLVSLFMEIFDNISKELREASLSLGATQWQTIKYVVLRKARSGMIAAIVLALSRTLGETIAVLMVCGNLAIVPGSLLDACYPIPALIANNYGEMLSVPLYDSALMFAAFLLFFVVVILNLCSRIVLLKVKG from the coding sequence ATGGATTATAGAATTGCAAAGGATAAGATTGCAGGACAAGTGATGTTCATCATGACCATTGCCTCCATATTACTGGTGATAGCCATGACGATAGGGTTGTTCATCAAATCGGAACCGATATTGAGCCTGTATCATCTGTGGGACCTGCTCACGGAAAGCAACTGGCGACCGATGGAAGGGAAATTTGGTTTTCTGCCATTCCTTGCCGGAACCTTCTGGTGCACAGTACTCGCCATGATTATTGCCTTACCGATATCACTTTTCATGGCTATATATCTTACGGAATATGCCCATCGAAGGATTAGAAAATACGTTTATCCCCTACTCGACATTCTCGCTGGTTTACCTTCGGTCATCTATGGTGTCTGGGGATCCTTGCTGATAGTACCTTTCATTTCAAAATATGTAGCTCCTCTCTTCATTGATTTTTCTTCGGGATATACGGTGCTTGCAGGAGGCATCGTATTAGGAGTCATGGTTATTCCCCTCTTAGTAAGTCTGTTCATGGAGATTTTCGATAACATATCGAAAGAACTGCGTGAGGCTTCGCTCTCTTTAGGTGCTACGCAATGGCAAACCATCAAATACGTGGTTCTGAGAAAAGCAAGATCGGGAATGATTGCAGCCATCGTACTGGCCTTGAGCCGTACGCTCGGAGAAACGATTGCAGTTCTCATGGTCTGCGGCAATCTTGCCATCGTACCAGGAAGTCTGCTCGATGCCTGCTATCCGATTCCGGCACTTATCGCCAATAATTATGGTGAAATGCTTTCAGTTCCGCTCTACGACAGTGCTCTGATGTTTGCAGCCTTCCTGCTTTTCTTCGTAGTGGTCATCCTGAATCTCTGTTCAAGAATCGTGCTTTTAAAGGTAAAAGGGTAA
- a CDS encoding phosphoadenylyl-sulfate reductase gives MRNDQSNIESLVPELNKKFSDAPAEEIVGYFLQAFKGRIALSSSLSIEDQTLTDIIVKTDKTARIFTLDTGRLFPETYQLIDKTNMTYGINLEVFFPNYEAVQQMVKEEGINLFYNSIESRHRCCQVRKLEPLKRAMKGLDVWICGLRKQQSVTRKNMQVVEWDDIHNLIKVNPLINWSEDDVEQYVKKHHVPYNKLQDKGFPSIGCQPCTRAIKPGEDIRAGRWWWESPEHRECGLHQRS, from the coding sequence ATGAGAAATGATCAAAGTAATATAGAGTCTCTCGTACCAGAGCTCAATAAGAAATTCAGCGATGCGCCTGCCGAGGAAATTGTCGGTTATTTCCTTCAGGCATTCAAAGGGCGCATCGCTCTTTCTTCTTCTCTCAGCATAGAAGATCAGACGCTTACCGACATCATCGTGAAGACAGATAAAACTGCACGCATCTTCACACTTGATACTGGTCGCCTTTTCCCGGAGACTTACCAGCTCATCGACAAGACCAACATGACGTATGGCATCAACCTGGAGGTATTCTTCCCCAACTATGAGGCAGTACAACAGATGGTGAAAGAAGAAGGTATCAATCTGTTTTATAACTCCATAGAAAGTCGCCACCGCTGTTGCCAGGTGAGAAAACTGGAACCTCTCAAACGGGCAATGAAAGGACTGGATGTTTGGATCTGTGGACTGAGAAAGCAGCAGAGCGTGACCCGAAAGAACATGCAGGTAGTAGAATGGGATGACATTCACAACCTCATCAAAGTAAACCCACTCATCAACTGGTCTGAAGATGACGTTGAACAGTATGTAAAGAAGCACCATGTGCCTTATAACAAGCTGCAGGACAAAGGTTTTCCGAGCATCGGTTGCCAACCTTGTACAAGGGCTATTAAGCCTGGCGAGGATATCCGTGCAGGCAGATGGTGGTGGGAATCTCCAGAGCACAGGGAGTGTGGACTTCATCAGAGAAGCTAG
- a CDS encoding sulfate adenylyltransferase subunit 1, with amino-acid sequence MDRGYLDMELLRFSTAGSVDDGKSTLIGRLLYDSKSIFEDQLEAVEAASKSRGNEEVNLALLTDGLRAEREQGITIDVAYRYFATPKRKFIIADTPGHIQYTRNMVTGASTADLSIILIDARHGVLEQTVRHSYISSLLGIPHILVAINKMDLVDFSEDVYNKIIADYKKMSETLNIKNVVFIPISAKDGDNVVNKSEKTPWYDGPTLLNYLETVPVGHKTVSDFFRFPVQYVIRPISNQFPDYRGYAGRVSGGIIRPGDKIRVLPSGTESTIKSIDFVEEHLEEAYSPMSVTLTLNDDIDISRGDTIVKADEKQPSIEQDITLDVCWFNERPAAIRNKYVIRQATFETQGLIRSINYRRNINTLEKEEGVSELKMNDIAEITIHTANPLVFDPYQANKVTGSLIFIDPDTNETVGAGLIK; translated from the coding sequence ATGGACAGAGGTTATTTAGATATGGAACTGCTCCGCTTCTCTACTGCGGGCAGCGTGGACGATGGAAAGAGTACTTTGATAGGAAGATTACTTTATGATAGCAAGTCGATTTTCGAAGACCAGTTGGAGGCGGTGGAAGCGGCAAGTAAAAGCCGTGGTAATGAAGAGGTGAACTTAGCTTTGCTCACGGATGGTCTCCGTGCTGAACGTGAACAGGGCATCACCATCGATGTGGCTTACCGCTATTTTGCTACACCGAAACGCAAGTTTATCATCGCTGATACTCCGGGACATATTCAGTATACCCGCAACATGGTGACGGGTGCAAGTACTGCCGATCTGAGCATCATTCTCATCGATGCACGACATGGTGTATTGGAGCAGACAGTACGTCACAGCTATATTTCTTCGCTTCTCGGAATACCACATATTCTGGTGGCTATCAACAAGATGGACCTGGTTGATTTCAGTGAAGATGTATATAACAAGATTATCGCAGACTACAAGAAGATGTCTGAGACTCTCAATATCAAGAACGTAGTATTTATCCCTATCAGCGCCAAGGATGGAGATAATGTAGTCAACAAGAGTGAAAAGACGCCTTGGTATGACGGTCCAACACTTCTGAACTATCTGGAGACCGTTCCAGTAGGTCATAAGACGGTGAGTGATTTTTTCCGCTTCCCTGTACAGTATGTGATTCGTCCTATCAGCAATCAGTTCCCAGACTATCGTGGTTATGCAGGTAGAGTAAGCGGCGGTATCATCCGTCCGGGTGACAAAATTAGGGTTCTTCCTTCAGGTACAGAAAGTACCATCAAGAGCATCGACTTTGTAGAGGAGCATTTAGAGGAAGCTTATTCACCAATGAGCGTAACGCTGACCCTGAATGATGACATCGACATTTCTCGTGGCGATACGATTGTGAAGGCAGACGAAAAGCAGCCAAGTATCGAACAGGATATTACGCTGGATGTTTGCTGGTTCAACGAGCGCCCAGCTGCCATAAGGAATAAATATGTAATCCGTCAGGCTACTTTCGAAACACAGGGTTTGATACGCAGCATCAACTACCGCCGCAACATCAATACTTTGGAAAAGGAAGAGGGAGTAAGTGAATTGAAGATGAATGACATCGCCGAAATCACTATCCACACCGCCAACCCATTGGTATTCGACCCATATCAGGCGAACAAGGTGACGGGAAGCCTCATCTTCATCGATCCTGATACCAACGAGACTGTGGGAGCAGGACTTATTAAGTAA
- the cysD gene encoding sulfate adenylyltransferase subunit CysD has protein sequence MMDNKTIKHLKELEAESIYVLREVAAQFERPVILFSGGKDSIVITYLAYKAFYPAKIPFPLLHIDTGHNFEETIQYRDELAKKLGAELIVGSVQESIDKGRVKEETGYYASRNKLQTTTLLDTLEEYKFDAAIGGARRDEEKARAKERFFSHRDEFGQWNPKNQRPELWNIFNGRKNMGEHFRVFPISNWTEMDVWQYIFLENIPMPSLYFTHEREVFNRDGQWLAALPCIKRKPTEEVVKKLVRCRTIGDITCTGLTESKATTVADIIDEIASTRVTERGGRADDKRSETAMEDRKKAGYF, from the coding sequence ATTATGGACAATAAGACTATCAAACATCTCAAGGAACTGGAGGCAGAATCTATCTACGTGCTCCGCGAAGTAGCTGCCCAGTTCGAGCGTCCAGTCATCCTCTTTTCGGGTGGCAAGGATTCTATCGTGATTACATATCTTGCCTACAAAGCTTTCTATCCGGCAAAGATTCCATTCCCGTTGTTGCACATCGACACAGGACATAACTTCGAGGAAACCATCCAGTATCGTGATGAACTGGCGAAGAAACTCGGAGCCGAACTCATCGTGGGTAGCGTGCAGGAAAGCATCGACAAGGGACGAGTGAAGGAGGAAACAGGTTATTATGCATCCCGCAACAAACTGCAGACCACTACCCTGCTCGACACCCTGGAGGAATATAAATTCGATGCAGCCATCGGAGGCGCACGAAGAGATGAGGAGAAAGCCCGTGCCAAGGAACGCTTCTTCAGTCATCGTGATGAATTCGGACAATGGAACCCGAAGAACCAGCGCCCTGAGCTCTGGAACATCTTCAACGGCAGAAAGAACATGGGCGAACACTTCCGTGTGTTTCCTATCTCCAACTGGACCGAGATGGATGTATGGCAGTATATCTTTTTGGAGAACATCCCGATGCCTTCACTCTACTTCACCCATGAAAGAGAGGTATTCAACCGCGACGGACAATGGCTCGCAGCCCTGCCTTGCATCAAGCGCAAGCCTACAGAGGAAGTGGTAAAGAAGCTGGTTCGCTGCCGAACCATCGGCGACATCACCTGCACCGGACTCACGGAATCAAAAGCAACAACCGTAGCGGATATCATCGATGAAATTGCTTCAACACGTGTGACAGAACGTGGAGGAAGAGCCGATGACAAGCGAAGTGAAACGGCAATGGAAGACCGCAAGAAGGCGGGATACTTCTAA
- a CDS encoding AAA family ATPase: MKFLQLEILNLASLDKQGGEVINFEEGALGESTIFSIVGPTGSGKSTLLDAICLALYNRAPRYPRKKGDKNQNIEIFGEADANENNRLAPTDSRNILTRGKKEGYSKLTFLANNGSIYRAEWHVRFQRVRYENAKTSLYKITRNGEQLTEEIADWNELPNIIGLDYDQFLRTVLIAQGSFANFLTAKENERYELLEKLIGCEETYTNIATEIKKAKDQAVDAYNQMAASVEAVKQNLLNDEELAQLQEEITLLEKAEKELDSQLKAISENLQWYEENDKQTKQIAIYQADMEQAANAIKDIQVQIIRLQLHDEVQPAVNLLQEVERQIQSIHNQEEEILKSEAAIKSKEVGITESEHTLSYLKEVVNKAQEQLEKTMPVIAEARALKTKMEAAMPNLKEKKEALELAQKENLTALKDVEENARNIQKWEAETEKTNLALKTTKEEIAKQKQVLHEATQAAEQAWEKERNKTAGQNIEELQNSKTVADRKLQDVQQAIKVVAHLDAATTEKQKNEERIQVLGKRNAEIDEALGKLTIEALTQETLVLRNAYTLMVSEKWEIHRANLTEGKPCPLCGSTTHPYHTDNRQFEEATTELSQLLKAKEDLLKLQQKEEKDLSGERKQNDGEVQTLQKQQEKLSREIATYEEEWKALIAQYPKIPKKEAELKSLLPIYEDKAKEATGKLSLFNKIQKEIERLTQLKDKAVKDEAAYESKASTILNNAQESTSICATKLAEHKALTTNLISQEKNKKEAYEKTLQAWNNTKKEMEEWQAQYQQILNGEEPDAAEQRLTAAKDEATKAADDQNENINKLKAELANRKGSHQTMLSQNKTMKENLQTKEKELDFWIEEYNKQLAEKSIEPSLIDRNTIREMLHSAKDWNAIRREKDEMEKAVASTTALYQSAEKVHQQHLEHQPAQTRDALLAIQQEYQERSQRNELIAANARMQNHQEAVKQLGDKAEALKHVTQEKDNWTAITDAIGADGKTLRKIAQCYTLSFLIAHANQEIRKFNSRYELQQVKHSLGIRVIDHDRADDIRDTTSLSGGETFIVSLGLALGLSALSSRNISFENLFIDEGFGTLDPDTLATVIDSLAMLQSSQGKKVGVISHTDTMSERITTQIRIIKNGNSGSSHIEIYP; this comes from the coding sequence ATGAAATTCCTACAACTCGAAATACTCAACCTCGCTTCGCTTGACAAACAGGGTGGCGAGGTCATCAACTTTGAAGAAGGTGCCTTAGGCGAGAGCACCATCTTCAGCATCGTAGGTCCGACGGGCAGTGGCAAATCTACCCTACTCGACGCCATCTGCCTTGCCCTCTACAACCGCGCCCCTCGCTACCCAAGAAAGAAAGGCGACAAGAATCAGAACATAGAGATTTTCGGAGAAGCTGATGCTAATGAAAACAACCGGTTAGCTCCTACAGATAGTCGAAACATACTGACCCGTGGCAAGAAAGAGGGTTACAGTAAACTCACCTTCCTTGCCAACAACGGCAGTATCTACCGCGCAGAATGGCACGTCAGATTCCAAAGAGTACGCTATGAAAATGCCAAGACTTCTCTCTATAAAATCACGAGAAACGGAGAACAACTGACAGAAGAAATAGCCGATTGGAACGAATTGCCGAACATCATCGGTCTCGACTACGACCAGTTCCTCCGCACCGTGCTCATCGCACAAGGTTCGTTTGCCAACTTCCTGACTGCAAAGGAAAACGAGCGCTACGAACTCCTGGAGAAACTCATCGGATGTGAGGAAACTTATACGAACATCGCTACTGAAATCAAGAAAGCAAAAGACCAGGCGGTGGATGCCTACAACCAGATGGCAGCATCAGTGGAAGCAGTAAAACAGAACCTGCTGAATGACGAAGAACTCGCCCAACTGCAAGAGGAAATCACCCTTTTGGAAAAGGCAGAGAAGGAACTCGACAGCCAATTGAAGGCCATCTCAGAAAACCTGCAATGGTATGAGGAAAACGATAAGCAAACGAAGCAAATAGCTATCTATCAAGCAGATATGGAGCAGGCTGCAAACGCTATCAAAGACATACAAGTCCAGATTATCCGTCTCCAGTTGCACGATGAAGTACAACCAGCCGTCAACCTGTTACAGGAAGTTGAGCGACAGATACAAAGCATCCACAATCAGGAAGAAGAAATCCTGAAATCGGAAGCTGCCATCAAAAGCAAGGAGGTTGGCATCACCGAAAGCGAGCATACTCTCTCCTACCTAAAGGAAGTAGTCAACAAGGCACAGGAGCAACTCGAAAAGACCATGCCGGTTATCGCTGAAGCAAGGGCGCTGAAAACAAAAATGGAAGCGGCAATGCCGAATCTGAAAGAAAAGAAAGAGGCATTGGAGTTAGCACAGAAAGAGAATCTAACTGCCCTGAAAGATGTGGAAGAGAACGCCAGAAACATCCAAAAATGGGAAGCTGAAACGGAGAAAACGAACCTTGCCCTCAAAACGACCAAGGAAGAGATTGCCAAGCAGAAACAGGTTCTGCACGAAGCGACGCAAGCCGCAGAACAGGCTTGGGAGAAGGAAAGAAATAAGACTGCCGGACAGAACATAGAGGAACTGCAGAACAGTAAGACTGTAGCTGACAGGAAACTGCAAGATGTCCAGCAAGCCATCAAGGTTGTGGCTCATCTCGATGCTGCCACAACTGAAAAGCAGAAGAATGAAGAGCGAATCCAGGTCTTGGGCAAGAGAAACGCGGAGATAGATGAGGCGCTGGGCAAATTGACCATCGAGGCGCTGACCCAAGAGACCCTGGTGCTGAGAAATGCCTATACCCTCATGGTGAGTGAGAAATGGGAGATTCATCGTGCCAACCTGACCGAAGGCAAGCCTTGTCCGCTTTGCGGCAGCACGACCCATCCTTATCATACCGACAACAGACAGTTTGAGGAAGCCACCACGGAACTCTCGCAACTTCTGAAAGCAAAAGAGGATCTGCTGAAACTGCAGCAGAAAGAGGAGAAGGATCTTTCCGGCGAAAGAAAACAGAACGACGGCGAAGTACAGACGCTCCAAAAACAACAGGAAAAACTCTCGCGTGAAATCGCAACTTACGAAGAGGAATGGAAGGCACTCATCGCCCAGTATCCAAAGATTCCAAAGAAAGAGGCAGAACTGAAATCGCTCTTGCCTATCTATGAAGACAAGGCGAAAGAAGCAACCGGCAAACTGAGCCTGTTTAACAAGATTCAGAAAGAGATAGAACGGCTGACCCAACTCAAGGATAAGGCTGTAAAGGATGAAGCTGCGTATGAAAGCAAGGCTTCAACGATACTGAATAACGCTCAAGAAAGCACTTCAATATGCGCTACAAAACTGGCTGAGCACAAAGCACTTACCACAAATCTCATTTCACAAGAAAAGAACAAGAAAGAAGCTTACGAGAAAACTCTTCAAGCGTGGAATAACACCAAGAAAGAAATGGAGGAATGGCAGGCGCAATACCAGCAGATTCTGAATGGCGAAGAGCCTGATGCGGCAGAACAAAGACTGACTGCAGCTAAGGACGAAGCAACAAAAGCAGCAGATGACCAGAACGAGAATATCAACAAACTGAAGGCAGAACTCGCCAACAGGAAAGGTTCGCATCAAACCATGCTGTCTCAGAACAAGACGATGAAAGAGAATCTGCAAACGAAGGAAAAGGAACTCGACTTTTGGATTGAGGAATATAACAAGCAGCTTGCAGAAAAGAGCATCGAACCAAGCCTTATCGACCGAAATACCATCCGGGAGATGCTTCACTCTGCCAAAGACTGGAACGCTATCCGACGGGAAAAGGACGAAATGGAGAAAGCCGTGGCTTCAACTACCGCCCTTTATCAGAGCGCAGAAAAGGTGCATCAGCAGCACTTGGAACATCAGCCTGCCCAAACCCGTGATGCTCTCTTAGCCATTCAGCAGGAGTATCAGGAAAGAAGCCAGCGCAACGAACTGATTGCCGCCAACGCCAGGATGCAGAACCATCAGGAAGCCGTGAAGCAGTTGGGTGACAAGGCTGAGGCTCTGAAGCACGTAACGCAGGAAAAGGACAACTGGACAGCCATTACGGATGCCATCGGAGCAGACGGAAAGACGCTGCGCAAGATAGCCCAATGCTATACGCTCAGTTTCCTGATAGCGCACGCCAACCAGGAAATCAGAAAGTTCAACAGCCGTTACGAACTGCAGCAGGTAAAGCATTCGCTGGGCATCAGAGTCATCGACCACGACCGTGCCGACGATATCCGAGACACCACCTCCCTATCAGGTGGCGAAACCTTCATCGTAAGTCTCGGTCTCGCCCTGGGTCTGTCGGCATTGTCCTCCCGTAACATCTCCTTCGAGAATCTGTTCATCGACGAAGGCTTTGGAACCCTCGACCCCGATACCTTAGCCACCGTCATCGATTCCCTCGCCATGCTGCAAAGTTCGCAAGGCAAGAAGGTGGGCGTCATCAGTCATACCGACACGATGAGCGAGCGCATCACCACCCAGATAAGGATCATCAAGAATGGCAACTCCGGCAGCAGCCATATCGAGATCTATCCATGA
- a CDS encoding metallophosphoesterase family protein produces the protein MKILATSDWHLGNLFHGNDRLPEHKHFLQWLLVQIDEQKPDALLVAGDIFDNGNPSAAAQTVYYEFLADATHLCPNMQIIITAGNHDSASRLEAPRPLLARYHVEIRGNVRKIWQQGENEDDNKTGGHWLYSYDDLIIPVSNEEGEEIIILAVPFLRSDVVQNACYSQGVNTFLRELTAEARKKYPGRKCIMMAHMYAKGSDIAKKDASEKIIIGGQEEVDLEGWNDHPDYMTCGHIHKRQHIWNTDWARYTGSILPMSFAEKDYTHGIDLITIGCDKGEKKEMEVKKKEDEMKENKDEIEENRTNEDETGNCKGKSKDIKVEFLKYKPQHSLRILPENEEELTIKKWQKLIHSELSERMNGELSDHFDYVMLKVKQEKLSNDDIKELENLVNEKDAVLCKIQRIIPQLDLSTIQGSQQITSIEDIVNRPPLDTLKEAFAIKHNAPMNERQEKMLSDLLTTSSL, from the coding sequence ATGAAGATATTAGCAACCAGCGACTGGCACTTGGGCAACTTGTTTCACGGCAACGACCGACTGCCTGAACACAAGCACTTCCTGCAATGGCTCTTAGTGCAAATCGATGAACAAAAGCCCGATGCACTCCTCGTCGCAGGAGACATCTTCGACAATGGAAATCCATCGGCAGCAGCACAGACCGTTTATTACGAGTTTCTTGCCGATGCCACCCATCTGTGCCCGAACATGCAGATTATCATCACCGCCGGCAACCACGATTCCGCCAGCCGACTGGAGGCTCCCCGCCCACTCCTTGCCAGATACCATGTAGAAATCAGAGGAAATGTAAGGAAAATCTGGCAGCAGGGAGAAAACGAAGACGATAATAAAACCGGCGGACATTGGCTCTATTCCTACGACGATCTCATCATCCCTGTGTCCAATGAGGAAGGAGAAGAAATCATCATCCTCGCCGTGCCTTTCCTTCGGAGTGATGTTGTGCAGAACGCCTGTTATTCGCAAGGAGTCAACACCTTCCTGAGAGAACTGACTGCTGAAGCACGAAAGAAATACCCGGGCAGAAAGTGCATCATGATGGCCCACATGTACGCCAAGGGCTCGGATATCGCCAAAAAGGATGCGAGCGAGAAAATCATCATCGGCGGACAGGAGGAAGTGGATTTGGAAGGATGGAACGATCATCCTGACTACATGACTTGCGGACATATCCACAAACGGCAACATATCTGGAACACCGACTGGGCAAGATATACGGGAAGTATTCTTCCAATGTCGTTCGCCGAGAAAGACTACACGCACGGCATCGACCTCATCACCATCGGATGTGACAAGGGAGAAAAGAAGGAAATGGAAGTGAAGAAGAAAGAAGATGAAATGAAGGAAAATAAAGATGAAATTGAAGAAAACAGAACGAACGAGGACGAAACAGGAAACTGCAAAGGCAAGAGCAAGGATATAAAAGTAGAATTCCTGAAATACAAGCCTCAGCACTCCCTTCGCATTCTGCCTGAAAACGAGGAGGAACTCACCATCAAGAAATGGCAGAAACTCATCCATTCAGAACTTTCAGAAAGGATGAATGGCGAACTGAGCGACCATTTCGACTACGTAATGCTGAAGGTGAAACAGGAGAAGCTTTCCAACGATGACATCAAGGAACTGGAGAATCTCGTCAATGAGAAGGATGCCGTACTCTGCAAAATCCAGCGCATCATCCCGCAGTTAGACCTCTCCACAATCCAAGGTTCCCAGCAAATCACCAGCATCGAGGACATCGTCAACCGACCGCCACTTGATACTTTGAAGGAGGCCTTTGCCATCAAGCACAACGCTCCGATGAACGAAAGACAGGAGAAAATGTTATCCGATTTATTAACGACATCATCATTATGA
- a CDS encoding HU family DNA-binding protein produces the protein MAKYKLQEMSDMRDEGKRRVYPKMVPYRTLSRKEFIEKMQSYHRDLSQGTIEAVLTDVEDVLVRMLSMGYNVNLEGLGTFSLSLGFEDDKPTEMQTDDDMMKYRKVGVKNVNFNSSPEFVKAVKMETDCDLEREMSGVKVIRKQLYSKEERIARALSVLEKNAAITLGDYAYINDMSRTAASLELKEITQDPTSPIRSIGRGSHKVWVKRS, from the coding sequence ATGGCAAAGTACAAATTGCAGGAAATGAGTGATATGCGTGATGAAGGCAAGCGCAGAGTTTATCCCAAGATGGTGCCCTATCGCACGCTTTCCAGAAAGGAATTCATCGAAAAGATGCAGAGTTATCATCGTGACCTTTCTCAGGGCACTATTGAAGCGGTTCTGACAGATGTGGAAGACGTGTTGGTCCGTATGCTCTCTATGGGTTATAATGTGAATCTCGAAGGCTTGGGCACCTTCTCCTTGTCCCTTGGTTTTGAGGATGACAAGCCTACGGAGATGCAGACAGATGACGACATGATGAAATATCGCAAGGTAGGGGTGAAGAACGTCAACTTCAATTCATCTCCTGAGTTTGTGAAGGCTGTAAAGATGGAGACCGACTGTGATTTGGAACGAGAGATGAGTGGTGTGAAGGTTATCCGCAAGCAACTCTATTCCAAGGAAGAGCGCATTGCCCGTGCCTTATCGGTATTGGAAAAGAACGCAGCTATCACTCTCGGTGATTATGCCTACATCAACGATATGAGCCGCACCGCCGCTTCCCTCGAATTGAAGGAGATAACCCAAGACCCGACATCACCTATCCGCTCGATTGGAAGAGGAAGCCACAAGGTTTGGGTGAAGCGATCTTAA